The Benincasa hispida cultivar B227 chromosome 9, ASM972705v1, whole genome shotgun sequence genome has a segment encoding these proteins:
- the LOC120087359 gene encoding uncharacterized protein LOC120087359 has product MGEVSKSTMKKKKKKGRPSLLDLQKRFLKQQKLQEQHQQPLNAFDFASNPSNPSSCRNRNVQPATDRVPSAAAASSAAADDDDDERIEKKHKPLLGLTSRQNYPTSSGYSLRKPASYGEDSEAFLKRRRIGAAQFGSSEVREEKALKATDTAHGPQVESGPTTTLPDKKLLIFILDRLQKKDTHGVFSEPVDPNELPDYHAIIQNPMDFGTVRAKLDGGAYANLDQFEEDIFLICSNAMKYNASDTVFFRQARSIQELAKKDFENLRQESSDESEPEQKVVRRGRPPGKSLKRSLGLGNPIESNGAEFCSGATFASGCDDSYNVNGYNLRRSRSAFRPLPADPLARTSTAQHGETLASWLPEWKNEFPASVLKGVLKSGKNDNMAVNENRRDTYNCAMSCGNWPSVFGNFGGDLKQLITVGLHAEHGYARSLALFAADLGPVVWNIALRKIESISRELGRVLIQEIEMQQQNRMLPLDGGSSKMKTVAESTTILPCRSISGSNIGVSNNCLKLGEDADNEIDRVRNSESETVLLDRSRGVIGSTTCIPNEQNDQKMIVPSNIPHTNGNLFPHFSQEMRMVRLDSILGGTSCSDAFSVPCQMHGTSPAINNASFQIPAGAGDMDLLNQAGMPKLAEEAASQSHTPRHSLSCVYFQDSIDTQQDERNEKGRRQELSTCPVLDSITFNPDLNFGLGLSAAPSSNLQILSQIQPDLVLQL; this is encoded by the exons atgGGCGAAGTTTCTAAATCgacgatgaagaagaagaagaaaaagggtcgCCCTTCTCTTTTAGATCTTCAAAAGCGCTTCCTCAAACAGCAAAAGTTGCAGGAACAGCACCAACAACCGCTTAACGCTTTCGACTTTGCCTCGAACCCTAGCAACCCATCTTCTTGTCGGAATCGCAATGTTCAACCGGCAACAGACCGCGTCCCCAGCGCCGCCGCCGCCTCCTCCGCCGCCGCagacgacgacgacgacgagCGCATTGAGAAGAAGCATAAGCCCTTACTCGGTTTAACTTCTCGTCAAAACTATCCAACATCGTCCGGTTATTCTTTGCGTAAACCGGCCTCCTACGGTGAAGATTCCGAGGCGTTCCTCAAGCGTCGCAGAATCGGCGCCGCCCAGTTTGGATCTTCTGAAGTG AGAGAAGAAAAAGCTTTGAAAGCGACAGACACTGCACATG GGCCGCAGGTGGAGTCTGGTCCCACGACAACTTTGCCAGAcaaaaagttgttgattttcaTCCTTGATAGGCTTCAAAA AAAAGACACACATGGAGTATTTTCCGAACCCGTGGATCCAAACGAg CTTCCCGACTACCATGCCATTATTCAAAATCCTATGGATTTTGGGACTGTGAGAGCGAAATTAGATGGAGGAGCTTACGCAAATTTGGATCAGTTTGAA GAAGACATTTTTTTGATATGTTCAAATGCAATGAAGTATAACGCTTCGGATACTGTTTTCTTCCGTCAG GCACGATCCATACAAGAACTGGCGAAGAAGGATTTTGAGAATTTGAGGCAAGAGAGCAGTGATGAAAGTGAACCAGAACAGAAAGTTGTGAGGAGAGGTAGGCCACCAGGAAAGAGCCTGAAGAGATCATTAGGCCTTGGTAACCCTATCGAAAGTAATGGAGCAGAGTTCTGCTCAGGTGCTACTTTTGCTTCCGGATGTGATGATTCCTACAACGTCAATGGTTACAATTTGAGGAGATCACGTTCCGCCTTCAGGCCTCTACCTGCAGATCCTTTAGCAAGAACATCTACAGCTCAACATGGCGAAACTTTGGCCAGCTGGTTGCCTGAATGGAAAAATGAGTTTCCAG CTTCAGTTTTGAAGGGTGTTCTTAAGAGTGGAAAGAATGATAATATGGCTGTGAATGAGAATAGACGTGATACCTACAATTGTGCAATGTCCTGCGGGAATTGGCCATCTGTCTTTGGTAACTTTGGTGGAGACTTGAAGCAACTAATTACT GTAGGTTTGCATGCGGAGCATGGTTATGCAAGAAGCCTAGCTCTCTTTGCAGCCGATCTTGGTCCTGTAGTTTGGAATATTGCTTTAAGGAAAATTGAAAGTATTAGTCGGGAGCTGGGGCGAGTATTGATACAAGAAATTGAAATGCAACAGCAGAACCGAATGTTGCCTCTGGATGGAGGCTCATCCAAAATGAAAACAGTGGCAGAGAGCACTACGATTCTTCCATGTAGAAGCATATCTGGCTCCAATATTGGTGTTTCCAATAATTGTTTGAAACTCGGTGAAGATGCTGATAATGAAATTGATAGAGTAAGAAATTCCGAAAGTGAGACAGTATTGCTAGACAGAAGTAGAGGTGTGATAGGATCAACAACTTGTATACCGAACGAGCAGAACGATCAGAAAATGATAGTTCCTTCAAACATTCCTCACACAAATGGTAATCTTTTCCCCCATTTTTCACAAGAAATGAGAATGGTAAGACTCGATTCTATTCTTGGTGGGACGTCTTGTTCAGACGCCTTTTCAGTCCCTTGTCAAATGCATGGTACATCTCCAGCGATCAACAATGCTTCTTTCCAAATCCCTGCCGGTGCTGGTGATATGGATTTGTTAAACCAAGCTGGAATGCCAAAACTTGCAGAAGAAGCAGCCTCTCAGTCGCACACTCCACGGCATTCACTGTCCTGTGTCTACTTTCAGGACTCGATCGATACACAACAAGACGAGCGTAATGAAAAGGGGCGTCGGCAAGAATTATCAACATGTCCCGTGCTAGATTCAATCACCTTCAATCCCGACCTTAATTTTGGATTAGGCTTGTCTGCTGCACCCAGTTCTAATCTGCAGATTCTTTCGCAAATTCAACCTGATTTAGTATTGCAGCTCTGA
- the LOC120085428 gene encoding DNA repair RAD52-like protein 2, chloroplastic, which translates to MALQTYAHSQLSRPHLPALLSLPSSYTTSEIRLPVISTASRRRYLRLVCSSSDANSSKKGVPNSNYVVPLNKSFSPANSSCITRPLAEILRDLNKRIPDNIAQKAPHSDTHDRAPATFIPWFHANRMLSFYAPGWCGEIRDVIFSDNGGVTVVYRVTVRGSDGEAHRESTGTVSATDSNIEDPVAAAEEIAFCKACARFGLGLYLYHEE; encoded by the coding sequence ATGGCTCTTCAAACCTATGCCCATTCCCAGCTCTCAAGGCCTCACCTCCCTGCATTATTGTCCCTGCCCTCTTCCTACACTACTAGTGAGATTCGACTCCCTGTAATTTCTACCGCTTCAAGACGACGCTATCTTCGTCTAGTCTGCTCCAGCAGTGATGCTAATAGTAGTAAGAAGGGAGTACCCAATTCCAACTATGTTGTTCCACTCAACAAATCTTTTTCCCCAGCTAACTCATCCTGCATTACTCGACCCCTTGCGGAGATCCTTCGCGATCTAAACAAGAGAATCCCTGATAACATCGCTCAGAAAGCCCCTCATTCTGACACCCATGATCGTGCTCCTGCGACATTCATCCCTTGGTTTCATGCTAATAGGATGCTGAGTTTCTACGCCCCTGGATGGTGTGGAGAAATACGAGATGTCATATTCTCTGACAATGGTGGTGTGACTGTGGTTTATCGTGTGACCGTTAGAGGATCGGATGGAGAGGCACACCGTGAATCAACTGGAACAGTATCGGCCACTGATAGCAATATTGAGGATCCTGTAGCTGCTGCGGAGGAAATAGCTTTTTGCAAGGCTTGTGCAAGATTTGGCCTTGGTTTGTATCTCTATCATGAAGAATGA
- the LOC120085427 gene encoding probable serine/threonine-protein kinase PBL21 isoform X2 has protein sequence MSCFSCIRTRCKDASKVEIDNETGKGKESQTRSGNNRKCGAARSFPFRELATATRGFKEVNLIGEGGFGRVYKGRLETGQVVAIKQLNHDGLQGYQEFIVEVLMLSLLHHSNLVTLIGYCTDGDQRLLVYEYMSMGSLENHLFGLSPERPPLSWNTRIKIALGAAQGLEYLHCTANPPVIYRDLKSANILLDDDFNPKLSDFGLAKLGPVGDNTHVSTRVMGTYGYCAPEYAMSGKLTLKSDIYCFGVVLLEIITGRKAIDSTKKPGEQNLVAWSRPFLKDRRKFVQIVDPLLEGRYPLRCLHHAIAIAAMCLQEQPMFRPIISDIVVALEYLASQSYASEQPRDGVPSPSKLSPQRDRSTHVHESRYGKSSTSK, from the exons ATGAGCTGTTTTTCTTGCATTCGTACTCGTTGTAAAGACGCCAGCAAGGTCGAAATTGACAATG AAACTGGAAAGGGGAAGGAATCACAAACCAGAAGTGGAAACAACCGGAAATGTGGAGCTGCACGAAGCTTCCCGTTTCGCGAATTGGCGACGGCCACGAGAGGTTTCAAGGAAGTGAACTTGATTGGTGAAGGGGGTTTTGGAAGAGTTTACAAAGGCCGATTAGAAACAGGCCAG GTCGTTGCAATTAAACAACTCAATCATGATGGTCTTCAAGGATATCAGGAATTCATCGTTGAAGTTCTAATGTTAAGTTTATTGCATCACAGTAATCTTGTCACGTTGATTGGTTATTGTACTGATGGAGATCAAAGACTGTTAGTCTACGAGTATATGTCGATGGGAAGCTTGGAAAACCATCTTTTTG GATTGTCCCCCGAACGACCACCATTGAGTTGGAACACTCGAATCAAGATTGCTCTTGGCGCAGCCCAGGGCCTTGAGTATCTTCACTGCACAGCCAATCCGCCGGTCATCTACCGTGACTTGAAATCTGCAAATATTTTACTGGATGATGACTTCAATCCGAAGCTCTCGGATTTTGGATTGGCTAAGTTAGGACCAGTTGGTGACAACACTCATGTTTCCACCAGAGTTATGGGAACATATGGCTATTGTGCTCCGGAGTATGCCATGAGTGGCAAACTGACCCTTAAATCTGATATTTATTGCTTTGGTGTAGTTCTCTTGGAGATAATTACAGGCAGGAAAGCTATAGACTCCACCAAGAAACCTGGAGAGCAAAATTTGGTTGCTTGG TCTCGCCCTTTTCTAAAAGACCGGAGGAAGTTTGTTCAAATAGTCGACCCGCTGCTGGAAGGGCGCTACCCTCTTCGTTGTCTACATCATGCAATTGCAATTGCTGCAATGTGTCTCCAGGAGCAACCAATGTTCCGGCCAATTATCAGTGATATCGTTGTGGCCCTTGAGTACTTAGCTTCACAGAGTTACGCATCAGAACAACCGAGGGATGGCGTGCCTAGTCCCTCAAAACTATCTCCTCAAAGGGACAGGAGTACCCATGTTCACGAATCAAGATACGGAAAGAGTTCAACATCCAAGTAA
- the LOC120085427 gene encoding probable serine/threonine-protein kinase PBL21 isoform X1 has product MSCFSCIRTRCKDASKVEIDNGSGRGKSYSNETGKGKESQTRSGNNRKCGAARSFPFRELATATRGFKEVNLIGEGGFGRVYKGRLETGQVVAIKQLNHDGLQGYQEFIVEVLMLSLLHHSNLVTLIGYCTDGDQRLLVYEYMSMGSLENHLFGLSPERPPLSWNTRIKIALGAAQGLEYLHCTANPPVIYRDLKSANILLDDDFNPKLSDFGLAKLGPVGDNTHVSTRVMGTYGYCAPEYAMSGKLTLKSDIYCFGVVLLEIITGRKAIDSTKKPGEQNLVAWSRPFLKDRRKFVQIVDPLLEGRYPLRCLHHAIAIAAMCLQEQPMFRPIISDIVVALEYLASQSYASEQPRDGVPSPSKLSPQRDRSTHVHESRYGKSSTSK; this is encoded by the exons ATGAGCTGTTTTTCTTGCATTCGTACTCGTTGTAAAGACGCCAGCAAGGTCGAAATTGACAATG GGAGTGGGAGGGGGAAGTCATATTCAAATG AAACTGGAAAGGGGAAGGAATCACAAACCAGAAGTGGAAACAACCGGAAATGTGGAGCTGCACGAAGCTTCCCGTTTCGCGAATTGGCGACGGCCACGAGAGGTTTCAAGGAAGTGAACTTGATTGGTGAAGGGGGTTTTGGAAGAGTTTACAAAGGCCGATTAGAAACAGGCCAG GTCGTTGCAATTAAACAACTCAATCATGATGGTCTTCAAGGATATCAGGAATTCATCGTTGAAGTTCTAATGTTAAGTTTATTGCATCACAGTAATCTTGTCACGTTGATTGGTTATTGTACTGATGGAGATCAAAGACTGTTAGTCTACGAGTATATGTCGATGGGAAGCTTGGAAAACCATCTTTTTG GATTGTCCCCCGAACGACCACCATTGAGTTGGAACACTCGAATCAAGATTGCTCTTGGCGCAGCCCAGGGCCTTGAGTATCTTCACTGCACAGCCAATCCGCCGGTCATCTACCGTGACTTGAAATCTGCAAATATTTTACTGGATGATGACTTCAATCCGAAGCTCTCGGATTTTGGATTGGCTAAGTTAGGACCAGTTGGTGACAACACTCATGTTTCCACCAGAGTTATGGGAACATATGGCTATTGTGCTCCGGAGTATGCCATGAGTGGCAAACTGACCCTTAAATCTGATATTTATTGCTTTGGTGTAGTTCTCTTGGAGATAATTACAGGCAGGAAAGCTATAGACTCCACCAAGAAACCTGGAGAGCAAAATTTGGTTGCTTGG TCTCGCCCTTTTCTAAAAGACCGGAGGAAGTTTGTTCAAATAGTCGACCCGCTGCTGGAAGGGCGCTACCCTCTTCGTTGTCTACATCATGCAATTGCAATTGCTGCAATGTGTCTCCAGGAGCAACCAATGTTCCGGCCAATTATCAGTGATATCGTTGTGGCCCTTGAGTACTTAGCTTCACAGAGTTACGCATCAGAACAACCGAGGGATGGCGTGCCTAGTCCCTCAAAACTATCTCCTCAAAGGGACAGGAGTACCCATGTTCACGAATCAAGATACGGAAAGAGTTCAACATCCAAGTAA